One genomic region from Chloroflexota bacterium encodes:
- a CDS encoding phage integrase family protein: MTLVSPIRDLKAYLELEQVERLIAAATNLRDKLLVRILWRTGIRVSELIGLRVQDIDFANRAIIIKVQKLRKRSGKPIERRRVVPIDRGTLAMIKEYLVWRKNYL; encoded by the coding sequence ATGACACTTGTTAGCCCTATAAGGGATTTAAAGGCGTATTTGGAGCTTGAGCAAGTGGAACGGCTGATTGCCGCTGCCACTAACCTCAGAGACAAGCTGTTAGTGAGGATATTATGGCGTACCGGCATCAGAGTCTCTGAATTGATTGGACTTCGTGTTCAGGACATAGACTTTGCTAACCGCGCTATTATTATTAAGGTGCAGAAGTTAAGAAAGAGAAGTGGCAAGCCGATTGAACGAAGAAGAGTCGTGCCCATCGATCGGGGCACGCTGGCCATGATTAAGGAGTATCTAGTATGGCGAAAAAATTACCTGTAG
- a CDS encoding AAA family ATPase, translating into MGMTNKTDELERQNMLNLAYRDRSRELGKILTPSERKTIRDQIYQELDAKNTGADREPCNWRAHAITQGDLVNAKLKPLEFLVEGLLISPGLCVFGGRKKAGKSWFILDGSQRIAGGAPWLGKRVKQGKVVYLALEDGVIRLQERLHKLNSDHSLPILYITEFKPLNTEEGMSDFESMIKTESPALVVIDTLASATDRELDENRAGDMSELMKQLHSLALVYGTTILVIAHHGKRSFNDVGYDLRGSSATPSASDVNMGIYRNSDRSYDLRIEGRDLPDTELRLQFDVETMTFQLKGDSKDERRRDAELNILEAIEALGGEADAAMIATELGLTRMAVQHTCQRMRKYRLLDFRSVPTGKTRTNKILYSLPETDVSPLSTLSPLNTEKEDKDDKKEKDDNSLRDNSDKEEKEDTPISEVNSKEVAPDVLPVGMFKSLGKDKSN; encoded by the coding sequence CTTATAGAGATCGCTCTAGGGAGCTTGGCAAAATCCTCACCCCTTCGGAAAGGAAAACGATTCGCGACCAAATATACCAAGAGCTGGATGCAAAGAATACCGGCGCTGATAGAGAACCTTGTAATTGGCGGGCTCATGCAATAACTCAAGGGGACCTAGTCAATGCAAAACTAAAGCCTTTGGAATTTCTGGTCGAAGGTCTACTCATCAGCCCCGGCCTCTGTGTTTTTGGTGGTCGAAAGAAAGCCGGCAAATCATGGTTCATTCTTGATGGTTCCCAACGAATAGCGGGTGGGGCGCCATGGTTGGGAAAGCGAGTTAAACAAGGTAAAGTCGTCTACTTGGCGCTGGAGGACGGCGTGATTCGGTTACAAGAACGATTACATAAGCTAAACAGTGACCATTCCCTTCCAATTCTATATATCACCGAATTCAAGCCGCTAAACACCGAGGAGGGCATGAGTGACTTTGAGTCTATGATTAAGACAGAAAGCCCGGCGCTGGTTGTTATTGACACATTAGCCTCCGCCACGGACCGAGAACTAGATGAGAATAGAGCCGGTGACATGTCTGAATTAATGAAGCAATTGCACAGCCTGGCATTAGTCTATGGCACAACGATTCTTGTAATTGCTCATCATGGCAAGCGTTCCTTCAATGATGTTGGTTACGACCTTCGCGGCAGCAGCGCAACACCTTCGGCTTCCGATGTCAATATGGGTATTTATCGTAACTCTGACAGAAGCTATGATCTGAGAATCGAAGGCCGAGACTTACCCGATACCGAACTACGACTCCAATTCGACGTTGAGACCATGACATTTCAACTGAAAGGAGACAGCAAAGACGAAAGACGTAGAGATGCGGAATTGAACATACTAGAGGCCATCGAGGCACTTGGCGGAGAGGCAGATGCCGCCATGATTGCTACCGAGCTTGGCCTGACTCGTATGGCGGTACAACATACTTGCCAAAGAATGCGAAAGTACAGACTTCTGGACTTTAGGTCGGTACCTACAGGCAAGACCAGAACTAATAAGATTCTATATTCTTTGCCGGAAACAGATGTATCACCTTTATCAACTTTATCACCTCTGAACACTGAAAAAGAAGATAAAGATGATAAGAAAGAAAAAGATGATAATAGTCTAAGAGATAACTCTGATAAAGAAGAAAAAGAAGATACCCCTATCTCCGAGGTAAACAGCAAAGAGGTAGCACCTGATGTATTACCAGTAGGTATGTTTAAGTCCCTAGGCAAGGATAAGTCAAATTGA